From a region of the Mytilus galloprovincialis chromosome 3, xbMytGall1.hap1.1, whole genome shotgun sequence genome:
- the LOC143068330 gene encoding leucine-rich repeat-containing protein 73-like: MSNTILLTEQTLNDEHLQDACEDIQNDEVKILSIRDCKLTFAKLKNILKLVESSESLLQLCLCIGIITDQRRIDLLCRTIKANRSLHALFIHGNSIGDAGMKKLAKTLLHHSTIVSLDVGDCDLSDDSIETICNLLPPHGKKSGLIDLTMSSNPKITEQGWIKLSVSMAASSCLQELYLDYNMIGDLAASSMLVGLASHSQLQVLDLEGTCITERFAELLLYLIENYPTKLQKINLEENNIKYRLLKSIKSNLLDGETESEMSEKFDDASSVKSSPSHYYQTSDAELDETTDSTTETMVQTIEIKTNPVLTAKKTTPKKKGKRKPKHEETTKSSDSLWDGDELIEITEPPLISAIPTFKNFAGVNLGQKVSVSSGRGTLPEQDYSDEELKEVELDSLC; the protein is encoded by the exons ATGTCAAATACAATTCTCTTAACAGAACAAACTTTAAACGATGAACATTTACAAGATGCATGTGAAGATATTCAAAATGATGAGGTGAAAATTTTATCAATTCGAGACTGTAAACTGACATTTGCAAAGCTAAAAAACATTTTGAAGCTGGTTGAATCTTCAGAATCTTTGTTGCAGCTATGCCTGTGTATTGGAATTATAACAGATCAACGTCGAATCGACTTGTTATGTAGAACCATTAAAGCCAATCGATCACTACATGCATTATT TATTCATGGAAACAGTATTGGAGATGCAGGAATGAAGAAATTAGCCAAGACACTGCTTCATCACTCAACCATTGTTTCATTGGATGTTGGTGATTGTGACCTTAGTGATGATTCTATAGAAACCATTTGTAACCTTTTACCTCCTCATGGCAAAAAGTCTG gtttAATTGACCTTACAATGAGTTCTAATCCAAAAATAACAGAACAAGGGTGGATCAAACTGAGTGTTTCCATGGCAGCCAGTAGTTGTTTACAAGAGTTATATTTAGATTATAACATGATAGGTGACTTAGCAGCATCCTCTATGTTGGTTGGCTTAGCATCTCATAGTCAGCTTCAGGTTCTTGATTTGGAAGGAACTTGTATCACTGAGAGGTTTGCTGAG TTGCTATTGTATCTGATTGAGAACTACCCAACAAAACTACAGAAGATTAATTTAGAggaaaataatatcaaatatagATTATTAAAGTCTATCAAGTCAAACTTACTAGATGGTGAAACAGAATCTGAAATGTCAGAAAAATTTGATGATGCAAGTTCAGTGAAATCATCACCAAGTCATTATTACCAAACAAGTGATGCTGAACTAGATGAAACTACTGATTCAACAACAGAAACTATGGTCCAAACAATTGAAATCAAAACAAACCCTGTATTGACCGCTAAAAAGACTACTCCTAAAAAGAAAGGGAAGCGTAAACCTAAACATGAGGAGACAACTAAAAGTAGTGACTCTTTATGGGACGGAGATGAACTAATCGAAATAACAGAACCACCATTAATAAGTGCAATACcaacatttaaaaattttgcCGGTGTTAATCTAGGTCAAAAGGTCAGTGTGTCATCAGGTCGAGGGACTTTACCAGAACAAGACTATTCAGATGAAGAACTAAAGGAAGTTGAATTAGATTCACTTTGTTGA